The Candidatus Berkiella aquae sequence ATTCAGAAGGTAAAACATGAGCGCCAAGAAAAGTGTTTTGAATCGTGACAGGAAAATTCTCAGATAGGGCTCTAGCGACTTGTAATATCTTGCGTTCTGCTTCTAACTGCAATCCATATCCTGATTTGATTTCAACTGTTGTCACCCCCGCTTCTAGCATTTGCTGCAGACGTTTAGCAGCAGCTTCATAAAGAACGGTAAAATTTGCCTCGCGGGTAGCCGCCACCGTTGTTAAAATTCCCCCTTTTTTAACACCCTGTAATCGCGCTTCAAATTCACTTACCCGATTGCCGCTATAGACTAAATGGGTATGGCAATCAATAAGTCCTGGCGTAATAAAATGACCATTTGCTGAATGAATTTCAGCCTGCTTAGTGAAAGCATTTGGCAATGCTTGCTCAGGACCAACCCAAATTATTTTTCCCTGTTCAACAACAATGGCACCCTTTTCAATCAATCCATAATCTGAATAGGAGTTCATCGTTATGAGGGTAGCATCTTGCCAAATTGCGTATTGCACCATTACATTTTACCTTTGCTGATAACGGTATAAAAACTCGGCAATACATTGTGCTCCCAACTTTGCTGTCAATCCTTGCTGATCATACGCTGGGGCTAATTCAACAATATCAAATAAAACCGTTTTTTTAGATGCCGCTAAGATCTGTAACAGTGGCATCACTTGATAAGGCATTAAGCCTGCTGGAGATACGGCACTTACACCCGGTGCAAATGCTGCCGAAAAAACATCCATACATAAACTGACATATAAAGCATCATGCGATTGAATGATATTTTCAACAAATTGAATTGCTTTATTGCTTGTGGCATAGATTTCTTCATAACTTAAATATTGTACCTGCCATTTTTTGGCCGTTTCAAATAAGAAATGGGTATTACTTGCCTTATTAATACCTAAGCAATAGTAATGAAAAGCTAAATTATTATTCAAGCGATTTTGCGCAATTTGTAAAAATGAAGTCCCAGAAGTTCCTTGGGAATTTTCAAGCATTGGACGCATATCAAAATGCGCATCAAAATTTAATATTGCTATATTTTGACGAGCAACCGATTGACGTAATCCTAAATAACTACCCCATGCTGTCTCATGCCCGCCTCCTAATATCAAAGGAAAAGCACCCTTCGCTATAATCGCTTCTACTGCCTGCGCTAAATGCTGCTGAGCATTTTCTAAATTTCCATCCAAGCAATTGATATCACCCACATCAATAAGATGCAGGGCAAAAGCATTATCATGTAGGGGGTAATTGGCAAGCGCTTTTCTTAATGCTTTTGGTGATGACGCTGCACCAACACGACCTTGATTACGGCGAACGCCTTCATCACAAGCAAATCCCAAAAAAACAATGGTTGGTTGTTCTGTTGGTAACAGACTCATGAAAAAAGCATCAAGACTTTTACATTTAACTGCTTGATAAAAACGTGCAAAAGGTTCTGCAGAATCTACTCGTCCTTCCCAATCTTCTTGATTAGGAAAAGAATAGTTTTTATCACTAAATTTGGGATATTTGTGCATGAATTTCATGCTCAACTTGTGAACGTGCTTCTGCTAAAGCCTGAGGCGTTACTTTATCTTGTAATTTATTTTTATAGACGTTGCTCAATTGCGATCCTTGTTTAGCAGCACGCTCAAGCCATGCAACGGCTTGCGGTATATTCGCTTTGATTCCAGTTCCATTAGCAAGTGCTAAACCTAATTTATATTGCGCCTGTGAATGACCTTTCGCTGCTGCTTTTTTATACCACTCTAACGATTTTTGTGGATCTCTTTCAACGCCTGTGCCTTTTTCATAAAAAAAAGCCATCCGCATTTGTGCTGCCAATAAACCATTTTTAGCGGCTTTCTCATAATACTCAAAGGCGGTTTTATGATTTTTTTCGACCCCTCGGCCTTTGCTATATAAACCACCTAATCGATAATCAGCTAATGGTTCTCCCAATTCGCTGGCTTTTTGGTAGTATTTAATTGATTGCGCAATATCATGATTTACGCCACGCCCAAAATAATAAAGATCACCTAATTGTACAAGGGAAGCAGAATTACCCTGTTTAGCTTGCATTTTTACAGTATCGATTTCTGCCTTAGATAAAGCTGCGACTCTCGGATATGACTCAGTAGACAAGCTTATTGTGGGGTAGCTGCATAAAAGAGCGATGATAATAAGTGGCATCCTAGACATCATGGCAAATTCCTCTTTGCAATCGTCAGAAAAATGGTTACTCCATCGTGAAGAGTACTCTCCATGCTACGATGGAGGGGAAAACAAAGTAAAGAAGTTTTCAGTCGTTTTTTGGGCAATTGTCTCAATTGTTTCCCCACGAAGTCCTGCAATATACTCAGCAACATGACATACATAACCTGGTAAATTAGGCTTACCACGATGGGGTACCGGCGCTAAATAAGGTGAATCCGTTTCAATAAGCATACGATCTAAAGGGACTTTCTTTGCAACCGCTTGCAATTCAGTGGCGTTTTTAAATGTCACAATACCTGAAAAGGAAATATAGAATCCCAGATCGAGCGCTTGTTGCGCTGTCTCCCAATCTTCGGTAAAACAATGCATCACACCACCTACTTTCTTCGCATCATGCGATGCTAACATTGCAATGGTATCTTCTTTTGCCTGACGTGTATGAATAATAAGTGGCTTTGATAATTGACGTGCACATTCAATATGTTGCACGAAACGATCTTGCTGCCATTTTTTATCGCCTTCTAAACGATAATAATCAAGCCCTGTTTCACCAATTGCAATAACACGTGAGTTAGAAGCAAGCTCAATCAGCTCTTTTGCACTAATAGCTTTATTTGGCATTTCATTGGGATGAAGGCCAACGGAAATAAATACATTGTGATGCAACGCAGAAATTTTCATGAGTTCAGGATGATCATCTAACGTCACAGCGACACATAAAAAATGTTCAACGCCTCGTTCTTTTGCGTGCAATATTGCATCATCAACGTTATCGAGCATGTTTAAATGACAATGTGAATCTACATATACTCTTTGCATTTGAATGTTTTGATCTTATTACAATGTATGTGTCGGACGTTCTGATTTTAAAGCACCGGCCAGGTAGGTTTCAATTTTATTGCGTGCTTTTATACCTTCTTCGCCTTGAAATTGTACCCCAACGCCAGCAGCTCGATTTCCTTGTGCCCCACTTGGCGTAATCCAAACCACTTTAGCTGATAATAGAATTTTCTCTGTTTCTTCCATTAAATTAAGGTACATATTAATTTCATCCCCTAATTCATAGCGCTTGTTGGTTGGGATAAATAAGCCACCTCGTTTAATAAAAGGCATATATGTCGCATAAAGTACTGCTTTATCGCGAATTGTCAAAGAAAGAACATTCGCTTTGGGTTTAGCGTTTCCTTCTTGATCCATCGATAAATTGATAGAACTCATTATGAACTCCTCAAAGCATGCCATTCATAAAATAATGCTTCTAACAATAATTGCTTATTTACTCCCGATGCATTCAATACTTGAATGGCATCAAGAACATGATTCATAAATGCGAACAACGATTTTGCTGACAAATGGGCTAACTGTGTAAAACGCTCTGTTCTGTCACTAAACACAGTTACTCCTGTTGTCACATACCGGATTAATTCTGTTAACCAATAATAAAGTAAGTATAGTGCGTCTGTCGTATCCGATAACAACCAATTTTGTGCTTCTTCTTGGTAGCAAATTAAAAGATTTTCGGCATATAGCAATCGCTCTAGCATGTTTAATGATTGTTCTAGCGCTTGTGGTGCAATATTTTGCGCTTTTAACGGTGCGCCACCTGCCACTTTTAACTGCCATATCAGCTTATCTAATGATTCTTCGGGACGTTGCTGTTTTAACCAGGTAATAGCATCTTGAACACTTGGCACCGATACATTGACGATAAAACAACGACTACGTATTGTTGGCAAAATCGCAGATAATTGCTTAGCAATTAATATGAAATAAGTCTGATTAGGTGGCTCTTCGAGAATTTTAAGCAGTGCATTAGCACAATTAACGGTTAAGTGGTCAGCTGTAATTACCACAACACGATTAGCTGATTGATGAGAAGCTTTTGCTAAAAAATCAATGATTTCTCGAATATCATCAATACTGATATTCGCATTATCTCCTAAAGAGCGATAATCTGGATGATGTTGTTGTTGATAAAGATGGCAAGCGG is a genomic window containing:
- the hutG gene encoding formimidoylglutamase: MHKYPKFSDKNYSFPNQEDWEGRVDSAEPFARFYQAVKCKSLDAFFMSLLPTEQPTIVFLGFACDEGVRRNQGRVGAASSPKALRKALANYPLHDNAFALHLIDVGDINCLDGNLENAQQHLAQAVEAIIAKGAFPLILGGGHETAWGSYLGLRQSVARQNIAILNFDAHFDMRPMLENSQGTSGTSFLQIAQNRLNNNLAFHYYCLGINKASNTHFLFETAKKWQVQYLSYEEIYATSNKAIQFVENIIQSHDALYVSLCMDVFSAAFAPGVSAVSPAGLMPYQVMPLLQILAASKKTVLFDIVELAPAYDQQGLTAKLGAQCIAEFLYRYQQR
- a CDS encoding TatD family hydrolase, with translation MQRVYVDSHCHLNMLDNVDDAILHAKERGVEHFLCVAVTLDDHPELMKISALHHNVFISVGLHPNEMPNKAISAKELIELASNSRVIAIGETGLDYYRLEGDKKWQQDRFVQHIECARQLSKPLIIHTRQAKEDTIAMLASHDAKKVGGVMHCFTEDWETAQQALDLGFYISFSGIVTFKNATELQAVAKKVPLDRMLIETDSPYLAPVPHRGKPNLPGYVCHVAEYIAGLRGETIETIAQKTTENFFTLFSPPS
- a CDS encoding PilZ domain-containing protein; translated protein: MDQEGNAKPKANVLSLTIRDKAVLYATYMPFIKRGGLFIPTNKRYELGDEINMYLNLMEETEKILLSAKVVWITPSGAQGNRAAGVGVQFQGEEGIKARNKIETYLAGALKSERPTHTL
- a CDS encoding tetratricopeptide repeat protein encodes the protein MMSRMPLIIIALLCSYPTISLSTESYPRVAALSKAEIDTVKMQAKQGNSASLVQLGDLYYFGRGVNHDIAQSIKYYQKASELGEPLADYRLGGLYSKGRGVEKNHKTAFEYYEKAAKNGLLAAQMRMAFFYEKGTGVERDPQKSLEWYKKAAAKGHSQAQYKLGLALANGTGIKANIPQAVAWLERAAKQGSQLSNVYKNKLQDKVTPQALAEARSQVEHEIHAQISQI
- the holB gene encoding DNA polymerase III subunit delta', with translation MQDLNYPWLINIKKQLGKMVQSKKIPHALLLVGQEGLGKQALANTLAQRLLCLSPNDNGACGICTACHLYQQQHHPDYRSLGDNANISIDDIREIIDFLAKASHQSANRVVVITADHLTVNCANALLKILEEPPNQTYFILIAKQLSAILPTIRSRCFIVNVSVPSVQDAITWLKQQRPEESLDKLIWQLKVAGGAPLKAQNIAPQALEQSLNMLERLLYAENLLICYQEEAQNWLLSDTTDALYLLYYWLTELIRYVTTGVTVFSDRTERFTQLAHLSAKSLFAFMNHVLDAIQVLNASGVNKQLLLEALFYEWHALRSS